AGAAGCTTTCCTCACGTAACAGAATTTGGGCCACGTCCAACCCATTCCATCGTCTCTTTAGAAGTTTCTCATTGCGCAGTGCGTTGTATAAGTGGGCGGTGTAGATAGTAGACCCCCAGGCATCTGTGACAGAGATCCCCGCATTGTGAAATCGAAGCTGGAAGTGAAAGAGGATCAAACCTGAAAGCACAGGCGAGCGTCTGAGGATATGATGTCGCTTCGTGCATGACGAAATGGGACGTCCAGCCTGCTGAAGGAGTTTGACTTTCGCTTTGTAAACAGGATCGCCATCAATCCACCTCATATTCTTCCGCAGCTCTCGAATAATTGTATCGTTAGATGCGGGCCATCCTCCAATCTTAAGATTCGTATGGAAATTCAGGTGTTTCTCAAGCTCACTGTTCATTCTTGTGACCTGACGTAGTACCTGCTCGGAAGAGAGAGCCGCTTGATCGCGAAGGATATGATGGATATCTAAGAAGACCTGAGCGGCAAAAATGAGATAGAAAGGTACCGCCCCTGTCTTACTCAGTTCAACCATGCCACACAGAAAAACATCCTTCGCTGGGTAGTCAGGGATGCGCCGAGCGACTGTGATGAGTTCGGTGAAGAATTCCAGTAATAGAATTCTATCCTCGGTGAATTTCTGCCTCCCAGTTTTAAGATCCCTGTTGCTAGTTGGGTCGTAGCTACCGAACGTTCCATCTACGTAGATGGGGACATCTGATTGAACGAGAGTTCCAGCAAAACTATGCAGCATCCTGAAGACATTCATATAAACCTCATCGGCAATTTCGTACAAATCGTAGTTGAAATTATCCTCTTCTGATAGATACACTTCGTTTTCCTGATATCCTTTAAGGAGGCAGCGGTAGCGAAAGAAACTGTGAATCATCCCTGGAAATCCATTATGATCTTTGAACAGTGGGGTAACTTCCTCTGTGGCGTTGCGTGCAAGGTCGATGGCAGTATCGGTAGCCACAGCCGCTCCGGAAAGGGTGAAAAGGCCTTTCTTGTAGTTTTCCCATATCCATCGAATGCGTGATCTAATGTCTTGTAGATcgttcatcatcattgtaTAGGCAACAATAGCGTTTTCGAAGGATGTCTGTGGTTCTGCCATGTACACCGCCTCGTCACCTGCCAGGATTTGGCGGCTTTGCATACCGAGAGTATCCAAAAGACTTGGAGAAGCCTCGCTTACTGCAAGAGCGTCGAAGACTGACTCTACTCCATTCAGCGCTTCTCCTGGGCCCTCTGTAGCCGCAGACGTTGGTGGAGGTAAGCGTGTACAAGGCTTCAGCGTATCTCGCACCTCCTctaaaactttaataaagtGTTGATGTTTCACATTTTCTTGGGCAGTAGTTTGGCCTCCATAATCGTTCAACTGCTGGCCATGATGGGTTCTCGCTTCTATGATCCGATTTAGAATGCTCATAATGAGACCAGGAACTTGTATCCCGGAATTCGCTCGACTTGCAATGAAAGCCGCCAGTGGAACAAAATCCTTGATGGCCAAGGTGTACGTATGCGTCTTCTGTGTTTGCACAGACTGGCCAATGCTTCTATTTTTCGCCTTTGTCCTTGCCTTTCCTTTCAGACGCTTTGAGCTAGCCTTCGCCATATCGACAACCTCTGATAATGCGTCAGGATAGCCATGTGCCTTAGCTGTCTGTGTTAACCATGTCGCTACATAATCTGTGTCTTGTTTATACAGTCTGTATGTGCTGACAAGTGCAGGAGGTAACATCTTTAAATATAGAAGTTAGGAATTTTGCTATGAGCTCTTAAGTGTAGTACGAGAAAAATCAAGCCTGCTAGATGACTCTACGCAGAGGGTTCAccaggctgctgctaccCCGCATCATACAGTGGTATCACGACCCGACTCTTGCCGACTCTTATGGTCGCAGCAATGGGCCTACAGGGGAGGTGGTCACGGAACAACCTAGTTCCGCCGAACCAATCAGGGTCAGGACTCACTCTCAAAGTGAGTTGCAGTGAGCGTACTTCTTAAACAGGCAGCGGCTCACTTTTAGAAAGAGAGCCCTAGTGAGCTTtaccttatatatatagctTCTTTACGCTAGGCTGAATTCTCGGGCAGTATGTATAGTGTCACTAACGATAGGTTAGGTAAAGCAGACCTCATTAAAGTTGCCTAGACTTAAtggacatgaagaagaaggggcgGCCGAATAGTTATGAGTTTAAACACTCACTCGTTGCGCTCAGCTTTGACCTGCCTAAACCCGGCTACTATAGAGAACTAGGAAACTACGGCACAGTACGTACCGCCGGACCGGTGAGACTCTTACAGCTGCCCAGTTAACCGCCTTATCGTCTACCTCGACCAATTTCGAGTATGCGCCGCAAAGCTCATTGCCCAACGAGATCCGTGTGAGGAAGCTATTAAAGTAGTTAATATGTTTGACTACGACCAGGATGGTATTATTTCAGTCGAAGCTATTGAGCAACTAGCTCAGGAAATCACGGATGAACGTACAatgccaaaagaagagattgacAATATGATAGATTTTCTCGATCACAATGGCAAAGGCGGAGTAAATCTCGAAGAGTTTATATAGATGATTGATGAGACTAGATATTACGTAAAGCAACAAAGACATACttttaaagtatataatactGTAACATGTAGGTCGCGAATATGGAGTGTTGCATGGCATTCTCTTTTAGGACCCCAATGCTAGAAAAAGTAGATCCGTTTTCACCTCATCGATTATCGCAAGCTTGAGCAAGCCTGTTGACGAGACACTTGAAAGTCTATTCCGTACTATTGACGTTGTCTCTCATTGCATTAGGTTTATGTTGACCAGCCGAAAAGTCATTTTGCGGCCGAATCCTCTTTAATGCTACTTGTAAGAGAATAGGCTCATAGAATCGACGAGCGACTTTGAGCCGCAATGGGATGGAGCTAGGCATACTGTGGTTGACACCTTTATAGCGATAACGTTCGGTATGCGTATAATCTTATGGATTATCTTTCGCATACTAGTCGCAGATCGACTAGCAGCAAATGGTTTGTTCGCGACACTTTAATCCAACAATCAATATTggatgctgaagaaaagTTAGTTGTGCTTgtagggaaaaaaaaattaaagtgACTGAGTATTTGCGATTGAGCAGGTGATGCAGATTGCCTAtaagtcttttttttccagcAGGTGCTTACATTACCTACTTAAATCAAGCGAGAGCTTTTCCCAAAATCCAATGAAATAAAGACATAGCTCAGCCATAAAAGGCATGCGTGGCATCATGGGGCTTCATGTCAAATTATTAGATGCTATGCTGTTCAGTCAACCTACAGGTCGTCCTCTCTGTGACCATAATTCTTTCGCGTCCCAGATACACTTGGGCGGCCTACAAACGCAGCCGTGATGCCAGGCTGTGATGGAGACTGCTGAATCCCATCGATTACTCAATTGCATCCTATTAGATTATCAGGCTGCGGGTGGCCTACGACATCAAGCCTGCAAATTTTGCAGGCTTCCTATGCAAGCCTCTAGTCTTCGCCCGACAAACATGCAGGGGGTTACATGGGTTGGTCAACGTTTGGTTACTGATACGAAGTACAAGGATCTGCAGTAGAATCACATGTCCCAGCCtccagatgcagcagcatcgctgAGTCAGTAACAAAGAGCCGGTTGCAGCCTGCACACTTTACGTTCTTCTCAGCATGGATAATCTTATGCTGTGCGGCATACGTCAGCGTGTCGTAGTTTCACGCAAtgcgggagaagacgaaaacaAACCATTTCCCGATTCTTCAAGGTGCGAAAGTAATGCCGACAAATGATACACATATTGTGCTCGTCCACGGCATCTTGATCTAGTTGTCTGGAGTTCTTGAAGGGCCGATCGCAATACGTGCAGATACGATTCTTAGTTTCCAAGTGATGTTCAACTCATTCTGTGTCTCAATATCCAAAGCTTTGGGAGCAAATATGGCAAAAGACAACAAATGCCCTGCCGGGGTGGAATGTCAGGGCATTTGAAGGCTTAGCGTATAATTTTGGCGCCAATGCTAGAAAGTTGAAATCATTGCTGGGCATCGCTAAGCTAGGCAGCCTGATGCGGGCACAACAATTCGCGGCTCCAAATCACGTGCTTGCATCAAGCATTCCACATTCGAATATGCCATTCGAATCACAGTACCAGGTGTGTTGACCAACTGTTGGGGCCCTCCTGTATCTTAGTCAGCGCTGGTGTCTCTGAT
This genomic stretch from Trichoderma breve strain T069 chromosome 1, whole genome shotgun sequence harbors:
- a CDS encoding EF-hand domain pair domain-containing protein, whose product is MGLQGRWSRNNLVPPNQSGSGLTLKAEFSGINRLIVYLDQFRVCAAKLIAQRDPCEEAIKVVNMFDYDQDGIISVEAIEQLAQEITDERTMPKEEIDNMIDFLDHNGKGGVNLEEFI